The Theobroma cacao cultivar B97-61/B2 chromosome 2, Criollo_cocoa_genome_V2, whole genome shotgun sequence genome includes the window AACGCTAATGATAGAATATGAGATCATGACTGATTAAACAAATAAGCAAACCACAAATATCTAACACCAATTCTAATATTATCATtctatataaaagtaaaacaGGCATTTTTTTCCTCCAAGTAAATTTTCATAAGCAACAACCAAAAAGGACCTAAAATAATTCACCGTGTTACGGTTCCTTTATTATGCTATAATTGTATAGGCACCTCATTTACTTGTACAATTCTCTTGTTGAGGCAATCTATCATTTGTTTAATGTGTTGTTGGCTTATATTAATTCAGCTAGTTTAGTGTAGTAATGGCCAAAAATATAGTTCAGATCCTAGCCATGTTAGTTATATTCTTATTCATGATCTTTTTGGGTTATTTGGTAAAAATCGAAAAATGTTGAGAGGGAAGAAATATGTTGGATTTTTCATTATGCATTTGCTTCTTGCAGTTTAAAGAGGGCAGTAAGAAACTCCCAACAACATATGCATTTGCATTGGTGGAGCATAGACAAAAGAATCTGCTTCGGCTCAGAATGTACCTGGCTGGAGAGTTCACACAAGTAAATCctgatgttgaaaaaaattctGAGAGGTTGATACGTATGCAAGCTCTTATCACTTCTTCTGGCACTGCAGTGGAGAAACGCTTGTTCAGTATAAAGGTAATCAGATATCTTCATCTTTCCTGCTTTGACCATGCATCAAATACATCATATATATTGATAGATGGAGGTGCATCTGAATCCAATCTTTGCTGAGGCATTAGTTAATGCAATATGTCTTGCAGATTTGTAGTTTATCAACTATTGCACGGGAATACATAGCTCTATGTTCAGTTGGTTCTCTCCCTTTCAAGGATTTAATATTGAAAGCTGCTGAAAGAGATTCTGGTTCCAAAGACCAAGCCTGGAAAATTTCTGGATCCCTTCATGCGTATTTTAAGGAGAATCTTAATAAATCTCAACAGGAAGCTATAGATGTGAGTCTTTAGTCAAATTATTAATGCTAGTTATTTATATGATGGCCATCCCTCACTCCATTTGTCTGATTAGTCCGTGGAAATTTTAGCATAAGCAACTAATTGTTTGGATTCTTCCTTATTATTAGCCTACTCATAACCAAATAGTTATTTCATTCTCTCTGTTGCAGGCTGGTCTGTCTCATAAAGCCTTTGTCCTGATACAGGTTCAAAACAGCATCTTGCTTGGTTTATTCTATTTGTGCATtggctatttttttttaattttaatataaaaaactctttctcttttaaaaCTTCCCTTGCCATTCCAATttcttaaatcatttaattcttttttaaaatctgTTATGGGTAATCTATTCATTTTAAAGTAATGCAGTCActctaaataaattgaataaatgaTTTGGATGGATTTGAGAATAAGTAATCTGTCCATGCCCTATGCCAAATGTGCATAGAATTGGTGCTTTTGATTGAAGTAAATAAGAGGTGAAGTTTCAATGTATAGGCTATCTGATGTCAGTGCTTCGCATTGAATTGAGTTGTAGAAAAAAGacagaaaattttgatgatttagCTGCACCGATTTTGCTgcatgccttttttttttctttgaattcaACACCTGGAAAATTCCTGCAATGAAATTGGGGTTTAAAGTCGACTTGTAATTTCATTTCTCCAGCTCAGTTGGAGAGGTATATTATTTACTTTGTTGGTAAGCAttattacttttgtttatagCCACCTAGATTGAGTACATAATATGCTccttattttttgtttgctgTCCATGTACATTTTTGTAGGGTCCGCCTGGAACAGGAAAAACACAGACCATCCTTGGACTTCTTAGTGCTATTTTGCACGCAACTCCAGGAAGAGTGCACTCCAAGTATTAATTTTGCTagctttctttgttttcttagaTCTAGGCGATGTTTCATATTTAGGAATAAACCtagaattttatatattcaaTACCAATGTTTTTATCTGGTCATTGCAGGAGTGGCTTGCTTGAACTAAATCGTGGACCAGAACTACCCATTGAAGAAAAGTATGTACTGATTGTTAACTGAGGACTATCCATCTTGTTATGTCTCATGTAGTTCGCAGTTGAGCAGGGATGTCTTGAATTATTCTATTCTGTTCCATACATGTTTTCAGCTGCATTTTGCATgtagaaattttttatgttctCCTCAAGTGGACATTGAATCTTAAAAAGGTTATGCACCTGAAAATGCTATCCTCATATGTTCCTCTAAGGAGAAggaatatatttttcattttctcagaggcataattttaaatattttccaGTTCCTGGTCAATATAAAAGGTCAGGTCTAATGATGgtcttaatttttgtttcaagAGAAAACATTCTAGTGTTTCTCAgcctaaaattttattatacaaTTGAGTCTGACATGCCCATTCTATGCTGACCTATTGAACTTTAATGCTTTTGCATTCTGTAGATACAAGCATTGGGGATGGGCTTCTCCATGGTTAATGGGTACTAATCCCAGAGATATTATCATGCCTATTGATGGCGATGATGGTTTCTTTCCCACCACTGGGAACGAGTTGGTAGGCTTAAGTCTTGCTATTGGTTTGTTGGCCTGTGGCAATTTGATCGATTATCATCTACTAACTTTAATTGCTGTGCAGAAACCAGAAGTAGTTAATTCCAGTCGGAAATATCGCATAAGGGTGCTAGTATGTGCACCATCAAACTCTGCTCTTGATGAGATTGTTTTTCGCCTTATGAAAACTGGTATGACTTTTCTCACTTTCATTTACTTCTCTAGAGAAAAGAGTCAGTATAAATCATAATTCATAGGCAGTGGTACTAATACACCATTTTTCAACATTCTTCAGTGATTCCTTTTGCTCTTCCATTATAGTAGACTTAATCATCAAGTTTTACATGGTATGGTTATCAAGGACTACATTCATTAACAACTTAACTCAATATTTAACTTGATTTGTGTTCCATCCCAACAAACTTGATTTAAACTCTATATTTAATCTTTTGCGTGTATTAGGTTCTTGAAAAAACATAAAcgaaaaagagagagattaAGGAAACTGGGTGTTCATTTGAAAAGAGCAAATGAAACCActtaagtaggcttgcttcGGTAACAAGTTAGTTTGTTTGAGTCTAGGTTTTGATATCATTGTATAACTGTGGAAGTGCTTGACTAGGTAATTGATGTtgtcaattttgtttttgtttttgttttcataaattgttttggaGGGTGGGGATTATTGATTGTTTCAAAGTTGTCTGAAATGTTTTCAAGAGCATGTTCATATTATCAGAATATCATTTCTGATATAGTGTTACAatatattattcttttttttttttacaggtGTTCGTGATGAAAATGTTCGCGCATATACCCCTAAGATTGTGCGCATTGGTCTTAAACCACACCATTCCATTGAGGCAGTCTCCATGGATTACCTTGTATGTATCTAGTTTAACCTTCAGAACTTCATTATTATTGGTATGATGAGCACAATCACTCTGCATAAGTGTTAGATTCAAGTTCTTATGAGTTTCACTTTTCAGCCTATATCTTATTGATCACAAGGCAAGCACTGTCAACCCCATCAAAATATAGGAATTTCTATCAATTATTTTAGTTGTCTTCATAAACCTTAAATGATATAATGCATTCACTAGCCAAAGGAAGaagtatttttgaaaggtGTCTTGATGACTATAATTCAATAGTTATATCAGAAATTCCTTTGCAGGTTAATCAAAAGCGCGACTTGGCTGGTGATAAGCAGAAACAAGGGTCCACAGGAAGGGATTTGGACAGTATTCGTGCTGCAGTTTTAGATGAGGCTGTGATTGTAAGCAAATCTAACTTGTATTGTTTGTGAAGTCCAACATATGGTTATATTCACTGCATCTTTGTACTATCAACAGGTCTTCTCCACTCTCAGCTTCAGTGGTTCAGCAGTGCTTACTAAACTGAACACTGGTTTTGATGTTGTTATAATAGATGAAGCTGCACAAGCTGTAAGGGTCTAcaatctcttttcttcttgttggTCATGATTGTTTGTCTTTATGTGAGTGTGATCAATAAGCTGCTTCACTTCGTCCTTAATCTGTTGTCTTTTAGCTTTTCAAATTTCAGAAAGAGCAGAACTACTAGATAGTTCTCAAGATTATGTTTAGCCAATGTTGTACATGGTTTATCTGTTCTTCAGAGGCATTGCAGGAAccttctcaaaaaaaaaaaaaaaaaaacttttgcTAGGCAGTCACAACTCACAATTTTGTATCCCTAGGAATAcatttgctagtgatttagaTAATGCAAATCTTCCTCTTTATCCCCATTGTTCTGCCATCCTTATCTAGTTATATGTTCTTGAACAGGTGGAACCTGCAACTCTTGTTCCTTTGGCCAGTGGATGCAAACAAGTATTTCTGGTATAATTGTGATGCATTTCCCCCCTACAGCTTTTTATTCTCTACTCTCTTGTTTTGAAAAGGTAGAATAATGATTGTTGTATTTCTCACAGATTGCTGTGAATATGGTAGTATTTCTTCATCTAACAGTTCCTTGAGATGGagaatttctattttcttacaaTTTTAAAGTGGGAGGACGTAAGTGTTAGGTAATTATAACCTGGAATTCATAagttatcatcattttatgtGAGTGTATTGAAAATTGATTAACTTAGAAAAAACGGGTATATCATTGAAATTGTTAATAAGGTGGCGGAGTTAAGTGTTATAGTGTCGAAATGGTGATTACAGAATCATTAAAATGGTAGTGCTGGTGATAATAGCAATAACATGCCTTTAAAGATGGTGGTTGGAAATCTTTGGCAGGTGTAATGGTGAGATTAGATGATGCTGGTGATGCTGCTGGTCATAGTAGTGGCCATGATAGTGATAATGGTGGTTAGATGGGAATataaaattgatgaaaaaaaatgtatgTTTATGGAGAAAAGCCATGATTTCTGAATGACAGATTCCATGTGAACTTTGACTTGGAAGTTACATTTCTAGTTTGCACCCATGGGACTATGCAAAGTCCATAACTCCCCAAATAAGGAAAATTGACATTTGCAACTTTCAAATCTCATCTCATTGTGAAATTTCTTGTAAATATCTTCATTCTACAGTCTAAAAAAGCATCAGGGGTCGTGTACCAACTGtttgatatttatattatctACCATTGCATTTGCTTGGGCAATGTTCTTAGTGCAGCTTATTAATGTACTAATTTTCCTTAGATAGGTGATCCAGTTCAATTACCAGCTACTGTAATTTCACCGGTTGCAGAGAAACTTGGGTAAAACACTAAATTTGTGCTAAAGGTGACTATTTATCTTGTAgcctctctctccctctcatACACATGTCTTAATCTTGAAGCTATGGCACGAGTCTGTTCAAGAGATTTCAGATGGCTGGTTATCCTGTAAAGATGCTTAAGACCCAGTATAGAATGCATCCTGAGGTATGATAATAAATATCTACCGAAGTTTCTTatccaaaaatatataaatatatactgAAGCCTTAGAAGTTATGTTGTTAACTAATTATTATTGAGCTGCAATATTTTCTTCTATCAACCAAAATACTGGTGATGTTTCACTCCAAGGATGTCAATGAACATGTAGTATCCAATTTGGTGGGAAGAGATCCAGTTGAGCAGATTATAGATAATCGGATATGATGTGCTGAACTGGATCAATAATGTGGCAGCTTGAGATTATGCACTCTTTCTTCCAA containing:
- the LOC18607373 gene encoding probable helicase MAGATAMA 3 isoform X1, with the translated sequence MAVDKDKLQEDASIVRFCKIILGWDYFRLLKFSNKNGKDAAASGLKEVKATYKDVDDYLATFEPLLFEEVKAQIVQRKDEEEVTDWKLRLVMECNEADGFHLPAVTYEADEEESISQNDLLLLSKEEFKEGSKKLPTTYAFALVEHRQKNLLRLRMYLAGEFTQVNPDVEKNSERLIRMQALITSSGTAVEKRLFSIKICSLSTIAREYIALCSVGSLPFKDLILKAAERDSGSKDQAWKISGSLHAYFKENLNKSQQEAIDAGLSHKAFVLIQGPPGTGKTQTILGLLSAILHATPGRVHSKSGLLELNRGPELPIEEKYKHWGWASPWLMGTNPRDIIMPIDGDDGFFPTTGNELKPEVVNSSRKYRIRVLVCAPSNSALDEIVFRLMKTGVRDENVRAYTPKIVRIGLKPHHSIEAVSMDYLVNQKRDLAGDKQKQGSTGRDLDSIRAAVLDEAVIVFSTLSFSGSAVLTKLNTGFDVVIIDEAAQAVEPATLVPLASGCKQVFLIGDPVQLPATVISPVAEKLGYGTSLFKRFQMAGYPVKMLKTQYRMHPEIRSFPSKEFYDEALEDGSDVEDQTTRDWHKYRCFGPFCVFDIYEGKESQPSGSGSWVNIDEIEFILVMYHKLITMYPELRSSSQFAIISPYRHQVKLLQERFQDTFGVESKKVVDIGTIDGFQGREKDVVIFSCVRASKDRGIGFVSDFRRMNVGITRAKSSVLVVGSASTLRRDEHWSNLVESAEKRGCFFKVAKPYASFFSDEYLEFTKVIDKDAQMVDANDAPENNTGYNMAEDADQGPVEDNEYGDGDGEFEGGFDDD